Proteins encoded together in one Solanum lycopersicum chromosome 7, SLM_r2.1 window:
- the LOC101254706 gene encoding probable LRR receptor-like serine/threonine-protein kinase At4g30520: MASMFLVFVFYLLLFYPFLCFSYEARNHEVEALIAIRRSLDDPKGVLSNWDEDSVDPCSWAMISCSSENLVIALGAPSQGLSGVLSGMISNLTNLKQVLLQNNNISGHIPRELGKLPNLETLDLSNNHFSGHVPDSLGLLKSLQYLRLNNNSLSGAIPLSLARVPQLAFLDLSFNNLSGPIPKFPTRTFNVVGNPLICGNHSAETCFGSVNLMPLSFDIDSTGKRNSKRLAIAMGLSISFISLFLLGFGFIIWKRNQNRKQSILKINDMQEEDLVRLGNLRSFTFKELQRATNSFSSKNILGAGGFGNVYRGKLGDGSLVAVKRLKDISGTAGESQFRTELELISLAVHRNLLRLIGYCATPNERLLVYPFMSNGSVASRLRGKPALDWNTRKRIAIGAARGLLYLHEQCDPKIIHRDVKAANVLLDDFCEAVVGDFGLAKLLDHADSHVTTAVRGTVGHIAPEYLSTGQSSEKTDVFGFGILLLELITGMRALELGKTVNQKGAVLEWVKKMQHEKNVEALIDRELGSNYDRIDVGEMLQVAILCTQYLPSHRPKMSEVVRMLEGDGLAEKWAASHNYDGFSLTKNSNKTQTKHSMVPLGYDDHDHDHLTMFGMMDDDYDTHAMELSGPR; the protein is encoded by the exons ATGGCTTCCATGTTCTTGgtttttgtcttttatttgCTTCTGTTTTAcccttttctttgtttttcatatGAAGCTAGGAATCATGAAg TTGAAGCTTTAATTGCTATAAGGAGAAGTTTGGATGACCCAAAAGGAGTTTTAAGTAATTGGGATGAAGATTCTGTTGATCCTTGTAGTTGGGCAATGATCAGTTGTTCTTCTGAAAATCTTGTTATTGCACT AGGAGCTCCAAGTCAAGGTTTATCTGGGGTTTTGTCTGGGATGATATCAAATCTTACAAACCTTAAACAAGT TTTATTGCAAAACAACAATATTTCTGGGCATATTCCAAGAGAGCTAGGGAAACTACCTAATCTTGAAACATTGGATCTGTCTAATAACCATTTCTCTGGTCATGTTCCTGATTCTTTGGGTCTGTTAAAAAGTCTTCAGTATCT AAGGTTGAACAACAACAGCTTGTCTGGTGCTATTCCTCTTTCTTTAGCCAGGGTCCCTCAGCTTGCTTTCTT GGACTTGTCTTTCAATAATCTGAGTGGACCTATTCCTAAATTTCCTACGAGAACTTTCAA TGTTGTGGGTAACCCTTTGATTTGTGGAAATCACTCTGCTGAGACTTGCTTTGGATCGGTGAACCTGATGCCCCTTTCGTTTGACATTGATTCCACCG GTAAGCGAAACTCGAAAAGACTAGCCATTGCAATGGGACTTAGTATCAGCTTCATTTCTCTTTTCCTCTTAGGATTCGGATTCATAATTTGGAAAaggaaccaaaacaggaaacaGTCTATTCTGAAAATTAATG ATATGCAAGAGGAGGATCTAGTTAGACTAGGGAATCTCAGAAGCTTCACATTTAAAGAACTTCAACGTGCGACAAACAGTTTCAGCTCCAAGAACATTCTTGGTGCTGGAGGATTTGGCAATGTTTATCGTGGAAAGTTGGGGGATGGTTCGTTGGTCGCGGTGAAACGACTGAAAGATATTAGTGGAACTGCTGGAGAATCACAGTTCCGGACGGAATTGGAGCTAATAAGCTTGGCAGTACATAGAAATTTGCTCAGGTTAATTGGTTATTGTGCTACCCCAAACGAGAGACTTCTCGTGTATCCTTTCATGTCTAATGGTAGTGTGGCATCAAGACTCAGAG GAAAACCGGCACTAGATTGGAACACTAGGAAGAGAATTGCTATTGGAGCTGCTAGAGGTCTTCTTTACCTTCACGAGCAATGTGATCCGAAGATAATCCACAGAGATGTGAAGGCGGCAAATGTCCTATTGGATGACTTCTGTGAAGCTGTTGTCGGGGACTTTGGCCTTGCAAAGCTCCTCGATCATGCTGACTCTCACGTTACTACAGCTGTTCGTGGAACAGTTGGCCATATTGCACCAGAGTACCTTTCAACCGGTCAATCTTCCGAAAAAACGGATGTGTTTGGATTTGGTATCCTCTTGTTAGAGCTTATAACTGGAATGAGAGCTCTTGAATTGGGAAAAACAGTAAACCAGAAAGGAGCAGTACTTGAATGG GTTAAGAAAATGCAGCATGAGAAGAACGTCGAAGCTCTCATCGACAGAGAGCTCGGGAGCAACTACGACAGGATCGACGTAGGGGAGATGTTGCAAGTGGCTATACTCTGTACTCAATACCTACCGTCTCACCGTCCCAAGATGTCTGAGGTGGTCCGAATGCTCGAAGGCGATGGCCTTGCTGAAAAATGGGCTGCATCTCATAACTATGATGGCTTTTCTCTAACCAAAAACAGTAATAAAACTCAGACCAAACATTCTATGGTGCCTCTTGGATATGATGACCATGATCATGATCATTTGACCATGTTTGGGATGATGGATGATGATTATGACACACATGCCATGGAGCTTTCTGGTCCGAGATAA